A stretch of Aspergillus nidulans FGSC A4 chromosome VI DNA encodes these proteins:
- a CDS encoding uncharacterized protein (transcript_id=CADANIAT00010127), producing the protein MFSIEPPSKRPRLDQPSQTHSRSHSYSAEFLDETTGAEECATLPSANTRPPESSTTSNHDVFHSSPGSWYQDGFSQDPGFLASQEELRAILFTLANSAAPTRASSPEAGKKAPELDLRTSTSPSTTVTRPYHHYQTHQEQRRTAAPSRSPLSSRRRIEYLKNYVAEIAPWLDMFDSSCTFRQQLPALSHSFPALLYAILAISARQMERKSGTQGWCDSLELYQEAIRLLSPLIQVRDPKIVAACVLLCCLEMMSARAQDWHRHLEGCAALFEASGIHGFCGGLLQAVFWCYARMDLCGALISDGTRTTVLHPSKWLPVGCQEEDAYRLFKEARTPDMHANYAVYLAVKTTELVSNRTKFIELGEANGCTTEVFATRWGSLWDELQTWLAERPPELLPIQTIPRKPFPYILFVHWAAISSNQLYHTACILLLKMMPKGLRIPRSPTLSLLWHARRICGISISNKHQGCLNNAIQPLWIAGRLFSHASEHEQIVNTIRGIEAETGWGACWRIRDLELAWGYAVSGDRREMINQQFSASMDGDAHQVSSI; encoded by the exons ATGTTCAGCATCGAACCGCCCTCAAAGCGTCCGCGACTTGATCAGCCTTCTCAGACTCACTCTCGATCTCACTCTTACTCGGCCGAGTTCCTAGATGAAACGACTGGTGCTGAAGAGTGTGCGACCCTGCCTTCAGCAAACACAAGACCTCCCGAATCAAGCACAACGTCTAATCACGACGTTTTCCACTCCTCGCCGGGTAGCTGGTATCAAGATGGCTTCTCGCAAGACCCGGGATTCCTTGCGTCGCAGGAAGAACTGCGTGCTATTCTCTTTACGCTTGCCAATTCGGCAGCACCAACACGCGCGAGTAGTCCTGAAGCCGGGAAGAAAGCACCAGAGCTAGACTTGAGGACGAGTACGTCGCCGTCTACGACGGTAACGAGACCGTATCATCATTATCAGACCCATCAAGAGCAGCGGAGGACCGCAGCCCCGTCGAGATCCCCCCTGTCCAGCCGGAGGAGGATCGAGTATCTGAAGAACTATGTCGCAGAAATTGCGCCCTGG CTCGACATGTTTGACTCTAGCTGTACCTTCCGGCAACAACTTCCCGCGCTTTCACACTCGTTCCCTGCCCTGCTTTACGCaatcctcgccatctccgcaCGTCAGATGGAGCGCAAGTCCGGGACTCAGGGCTGGTGCGACAGCCTCGAGCTTTACCAAGAGGCAATCCGACTCCTGAGTCCACTGATCCAGGTGCGCGACCCGAAGATCGTGGCGGCGTGCGTGCTCCTCTGCTGTCTGGAGATGATGTCCGCCCGGGCTCAGGACTGGCATCGACATCTGGAAGGTTGTGCTGCCTTGTTTGAGGCGAGTGGAATTCATGGATTCTGTGGAGGATTGCTACAGGCTGTTTTCTGGTGCTATGCGCGGATGG ATCTCTGCGGTGCGCTTATATCAGACgggacgaggacgacagTTCTACACCCCTCCAAATGGCTCCCAGTGGGCtgccaggaagaagatgcatACAGACTTTTCAAGGAAGCACGAACCCCGGATATGCATGCCAACTACGCCGTGTACCTTGCCGTCAAAACAACCGAGCTTGTCTCCAACCGTACCAAGTTCATTGAACTAGGCGAAGCCAACGGCTGCACGACGGAGGTCTTCGCCACACGCTGGGGATCTCTCTGGGACGAGCTCCAAACCTGGCTAGCCGAACGGCCCCCTGAACTCCTTCCCATCCAAACAATCCCCCGAAAGCCATTCCCATACATCCTCTTCGTTCACTGGGCCGCTATCTCCTCAAACCAGCTATACCATACCGCTTGcatactgctgctgaaaaTGATGCCCAAAGGGTTGCGGATTCCGCGATCTCCTACATTGTCCCTACTATGGCATGCGCGCAGAATCTGTGGAATATCAATCAGCAATAAGCATCAAGGCTGCTTGAACAACGCGATCCAGCCGCTCTGGATTGCGGGGCGACTGTTCAGTCATGCCTCGGAACATGAGCAAATTGTCAATACTATTCGAGGCATTGAGGCCGAGACCGGCTGGGGTGCTTGCTGGCGAATTCGTGATTTGGAGCTTGCGTGGGGGTATGCCGTCAGTGGTGATCGTCGAGAGATGATAAATCAGCAATTCTCGGCGTCCATGGATGGAGATGCACATCAAGTCAGCAGCATATAG
- a CDS encoding putative MFS sugar transporter (transcript_id=CADANIAT00010126) — protein sequence MFGRGRSLQAAIWTACGMAFILFGYDQGVFSGIVENENFLDHMSHPNDSLMGIIVSIYNLGCFTGCVVNFLVADKLGRRRAMWFAMLWVIVGATLQASAFSVPHMMVGRFVTGIGTGIETSTVPMWQAELCEASKRGKLVCSEPLLVGVGIVISYFFDYGMSFVGGQIAWRLPIACQMLFALVVIILIFGVPESPRYCYQKGHNEQALQILSDVYGKPKDDPKIQAEQTEILEALAVETKNGEYKWRNILKPDSVSTGRRVLLGYGMQFMNQVGGINLIVYFIPTVLHDNVGLTRNLSMIIGGCVQIMFVLGSFFPTFFVDRVGRRAPMMWGSFTLGVCMMMVSILLSFKGKENEHATSSASVAFFFVYMFAFGASVNCIPWVYVPEILPLHARAKGTAVGISSNWIWLKNFFVVMITPVIINRLQWKAYLIFMCTNFAFVPLVYFCYPETANFTLEEIDYLFTHREKGAVKLSKELHKERKKFGHARRLTADDSDALGTGVKGSELVEKSPTDEHVENV from the exons ATGTTTGGCAGGGGGCGGTCGCTCCAAGCCGCCATTTGGACGGCCTGCGGCATGgctttcatcctcttcg GCTACGATCAAggcgtcttttcaggcatcGTCGAGAATGAGAACTTCCTGGACCATATGAGTCACCCCAACGACAGTCTCATGGGGATCATCGTCTCGATATATAACCTGGGTTGCTTCACCGGCTGTGTGGTGAATTTCCTCGTGGCCGATAAACTCGGCCGTCGGCGTGCTATGTGGTTCGCTATGCTGTGGGTTATT GTCGGAGCGACACTCCAGGCATCGGCATTCAGTGTACCCCATATGATGGTCGGTCGATTTGTCACCGGTATCGGTACAGGCATTGAGACGTCCACTGTGCCCATGTGGCAGGCGGAACTGTGTGAGGCCTCGAAGCGCGGGAAGCTGGTCTGCAGCGAGCCCTTGCTTGTTGGTGTCGGTATTGTCATCAG CTACTTCTTTGACTATGGCATGAGCTTCGTCGGTGGCCAGATTGCATGGAGACTTCCCATTGCATGCCAAATGCTGTTTGCACTC GTCGTCATTATCCTCATCTTCGGAGTCCCTGAATCGCCACGATACTGCTACCAAAAGGGACACAACGAACAGGCTTTGCAAATTCTAAGCGACGTCTATGGCAAGCCTAAGGATGACCCCAAGATCCAGGCGGAGCAAACTGAGATCCTCGAGGCGTTGGCTGTCGAAACGAAGAATGGCGAGTACAAGTGGAGGAATATCCTCAAGCCCGATAGCGTTTCAACCGGACGCAGAGT TCTTCTCGGCTACGGGATGCAATTCATGAATCAGGTCGGCGGAATTAACCTCATAGT ATATTTCATCCCAACCGTCCTTCACGACAATGTCGGCCTAACCCGCAACCTGTCCATGATCATCGGTGGCTGCGTCCAGATCATGTTTGTCCTCGGCAGCTTCTTCCCAACCTTCTTTGTGGACAGGGTAGGCCGCCGCGCACCCATGATGTGGGGGTCGTTCACCCTTGGAGTCTGCATGATGATGGTGTCTATCCTACTCAgcttcaagggcaaggagaaTGAGCACGCCACCTCTTCGGCATCCGTCgcctttttcttcgtctACATGTTTGCTTTTGGCGCATCCGTCAATTGCATCCCCTGGGTGTATGTGCCGGAGATTCTGCCCCTGCATGCGCGCGCAAAGGGAACGGCGGTGGGGATTTCGTCCAACTGGATCTGG CTGAAGaatttcttcgtcgtcatgATCACCCCGGTCATCATCAACCGGCTCCAGTGGAAGGCGTACCTCATCTTCATGTGCACCAACTTCGCTTTTGTCCCGCTGGTATACTTCTGCTATCCCGAGACAGCAAACTTTACCCTTGAGGAAATTGACTACCTCTTCACACACCGGGAGAAGGGAGCCGTCAAGCTCTCAAAGGAGCTGCACAAGGAGCGGAAGAAGTTTGGTCATGCCCGTCGGCTTACTGCGGATGACAGCGATGCGCTGGGAACAGGTGTCAAGGGCAGTGAGCTTGTCGAGAAGTCGCCGACCGACGAGCATGTCGAGAACGTATAG
- a CDS encoding uncharacterized protein (transcript_id=CADANIAT00010128), with amino-acid sequence MTKAIPTENTTRLLPQQPRNSPDVAQAVCGVGSGDASNCIDKNFDCNYGLQVTFLAKNSITVRADELEQSGDAASTKKGSYSKIQFVNEDPLSIDNLVTPQVSSPESNVETASTPLPLPFSASPRGLLPGKENGKGSVHYSVSDRETLFTEPYIEERETSNTYRGARSHSQHHETLAPWEHDGHAHAHLDRAPTPPVTLESTIPPSTFSAKDEYAVQGLLALGTQPGSCPAPESGSGSGSGNSGAIPGPIIARADNHGNGEIGPVVDAEGTPDRMISVMSAGFVDGILQPTIGHDVSPPAPSILDFDIGGSNVNSYSFPRQMSDYKTMPQTWKLQLLQNYRYHVAPWLDILDLSHSFGITVLQIAFDSSTERLLHAILALSDTSMRVRQDRGYSDAAIQLDPHFYSHSFQAVHYEDTTASYSDSLVNAAVDETEAMLLRLFEKLGKLVADVARAWAMDRDQYEQDGRSNCYEYRQLRSLVDRAYGLGMDSAIYWMVLRMDLGMSLANNTPLRILLPPHSLPSLSRLVRIENTHERVSHYAQALLSLCGKALNIYHQQDAAPAHQAANPDNWFQVFEKLSQWYYLRPQEFHPMVELNHDGVDALSAGKCKPRTATALLNQHQKLNPHSPVLSPLWHAHRGRVLGSLSAGILSCRG; translated from the exons ATGACAAAGGCCATACCAACAGAAAACACAACGAGACTCCTTCCACAACAACCCCGAAATTCACCCGATGTCGCACAGGCTGTCTGCGGTGTCGGAAGCGGAGACGCAAGT AACTGCATCGACAAGAACTTCGACTGCAACTACGGGTTGCAGGTGACTTTTCTCGCAAAGAACTCGATCACTGTTCGGGCGGACGAGCTCGAGCAGAGCGGGGACGCAGCGAGCACGAAAAAGGGAAGTTATAGTAAAATTCAG TTCGTCAATGAGGATCCTTTGTCGATCGATAACCTTGTTACCCCGCAGgtgtcttctccagagtcgAATGTGGAGACTGCAAGTACGCCGTTGCCGTTGCCATTTTCCGCTTCGCCCAGGGGTCTACTCCCGGGGAAAGAGAATGGCAAAGGTTCGGTCCACTATTCCGTTTCAGACAGGGAGACGCTTTTTACCGAACCTTAcatagaagagagagagaccAGCAATACATATCGCGGTGCTCGTTCTCACTCTCAACATCACGAAACTCTTGCACCGTGGGAACATGACGGGCACGCCCATGCTCATCTAGACCGCGCACCAACACCGCCAGTCACCCTTGAATCGACGATCCCGCCGAGTACATTCAGCGCGAAAGACGAGTATGCTGTGCAAGGCCTTCTGGCGCTTGGGACACAGCCTGGGTCGTGTCCTGCACCTGAatctggatctggatccGGATCTGGCAATAGTGGCGCTATTCCGGGTCCTATAATTGCTAGGGCTGATAACCATGGAAACGGCGAAATAGGCCCAGTCGTAGACGCCGAAGGCACACCAGATAGGATGATAAGCGTCATGTCGGCTGGTTTTGTTGATGGAATACTACAGCCGACAATTGGTCACGACGTGTCCCCGCCTGCTCCCTCGATTTTAGACTTCGACATTGGGGGCTCGAACGTGAACTCGTACTCCTTCCCCCGCCAAATGTCGGATTATAAGACAATGCCTCAGACGTGGAAGCTGCAACTCCTGCAGAACTACCGATATCATGTAGCTCCATGG CTAGATATTTTGGACTTGAGTCATTCCTTCGGCATCACGGTACTTCAGATCGCCTTTGACTCGTCCACTGAGCGACTTCTTCATGCAATATTGGCTCTCTCTGACACAAGCATGCGCGTACGGCAGGATCGTGGTTACTCCGATGCGGCCATCCAGCTCGATCCGCATTTCTATTCGCACTCCTTCCAAGCAGTCCATTATGAGGATACGACCGCATCATATTCCGACTCCTTGGTGAATGCAGCAGTTGATGAGACAGAAGCTATGCTACTGCGACTGTTCGAGAAACTAGGGAAATTGGTGGCGGATGTTGCAAGGGCCTGGGCTATGGACCGAGATCAATACGAGCAGGATGGACGTTCAAATTGCTATGAGTACAGGCAGTTGCGATCATTAGTGGATAGGGCCTACGGACTGGGCATGGACTCTGCGATATATTGGATGGTCTTGCGAATGG ACTTGGGAATGTCCCTAGCGAACAATACGCCCTTACGCATCTTGCTCCCTCCTCACTCGCTTCCAAGTCTCTCCCGCCTAGTGCGGATCGAAAACACCCACGAGCGAGTTAGCCACTACGCCCAGGCTCTACTTTCGCTCTGTGGAAAGGCTCTAAATATCTACCATCAGCAAGATGCTGCTCCAGCACACCAAGCGGCAAACCCAGATAATTGGttccaggtcttcgagaAACTAAGCCAATGGTACTACCTCCGTCCGCAAGAGTTCCACCCCATGGTTGAGCTGAATCACGACGGCGTCGATGCCTTAAGCGCCGGAA AATGTAAGCCGCGAACGGCCACGGCGCTGTTGAACCAGCATCAGAAACTTAATCCGCACTCACCGGTGCTCTCCCCTCTGTGGCATGCGCATCGG GGCCGAGTGCTGGGATCCTTGTCTGCTGGCATCCTTTCTTGTCGCGGCTAA